Below is a genomic region from Pseudomonas svalbardensis.
GGCACCGTCCAGCAGCAGGTTTTGCAGAACGTCGCGGGAGACTTTGGCGTCGGTGGCGATGTAGCCGAGCATGGTCGCCATGTTCGGGCGGATCATGCCCGCGCCTTTGCTGATACCGGTGACGGTGATGGTCACGCCGTCATGCTGGAACTGGCGGCTGGCACCTTTTGGCAGGGTGTCGGTGGTCATGATGCCGGTGGCGGCAGCTTCCCAGTTGTTGACCGACAGGTCATCGAGGGCGGCTTGCAGAGCCCCTTCGATTTTCTCGACCGGCAGCGGCTCGCCGATGACACCGGTGGAGTACGGCAGCACCAGGCTGGCATCGACGCCGGTCAGCTCAGCCAGTTTGGCGCACGTGCGCTCGGCGGCGGCAAGGCCTGGTTCGCCAGTGCCGGCGTTCGCATTACCGGTATTGGTCAACAGGTAACGCACCGGACCTTGCACACGCTGCTTGGCCAGGATCACGGGAGCCGCGCAAAAAGCGTTCAGGGTGAACACGCCAGCGACCGTGGAGCCTTCGGCACAGCGCATGACCACAACATCCTTGCGCCCCGGGCGCTTGATGCCAGCCGAGGCGATACCGAGTTCAAAACCGGCAACCGGGTGCAACGTTGGCAAAGGACCAAGACCAACAGCCATGAATGCGCTCCTTAATAAATGATGTCAGCACCGCTTTCAGGAAGAACGGTGGTTTAAATGGCAAAACGCCGCGACGGCATAAGCCGGTCGCGGCGCGGGTATTTCAGCGTATGAAACGGGTTTTACTGGATCTGCCCGTGGCAATGCTTGAACTTCTTGCCCGAACCGCAGTAGCAAAGTTCGTTACGGCCCAGCTTCTGTTCATTGCGTACCGGCGCGGTGGCAAGGGCGACATCGACCTCTTCACCCAGCAGTTCCGGTTGCTCAAGCCCCGGTGCTTCGTCGTGCTGGAACTGCATGCGCGCAGCCAGTGCTTCGGCTTCCTGACGCAGGCGTTGTTCTTCTTCGATCGGATCTTCGCGGCGAACCTGAACGTGGGACAGCACACGGATCGAGTCGCGCTTGATCGAATCCAGCAGCTCGGAGAACAGCGTGAAGGACTCGCGCTTGTACTCTTGCTTCGGGTTCTTCTGCGCATAACCACGCAAGTGAATGCCATGACGCAGGTGATCCATGGTCGACAGGTGGTCTTTCCACAGGTCGTCGAGCACACGCAGAACGATTTGCTTCTCGAAGGTGCGCAGCGCTTCGGCGCTCGCCTGCTCTTCTTTCTCGTTGTACGCGGCCAGCAGCTCGGTCATGAGCTTCTCGCGCAGGGTTTCTTCGTACAGGTGGTCGTCTTCGTCGAGCCATTTCTGGATCGGCAGCGCCACACCGAAGTCGCTCTGCAACGCCGCTTCCAGACCGGCAACGTCCCACTGCTCAGGCAGCGATTGCGGTGGAATGTGTGCGCTGACGGTTGCGTTGAGCACGTCTTGACGGAAGTCGGCGATGGTTTCACCGATGTTGTCGGCGGCCAACAAACTGTTACGCATGTGATAAATCACTTTACGTTGTTCGTTGTTGACGTCGTCGAACTCGAGCAGTTGCTTACGAATGTCGAAGTTGCGGCCTTCAACCTTGCGCTGAGCCTTCTCGATGGCGTTGGTCACCATGCGGTGCTCGATCGCCTCGCCAGGCTGCATGCCCAGGGCCTTCATGAAGTTCTTCACCCGATCAGAGGCGAAGATGCGCATCAGGCTGTCTTCCAGCGACAGGTAGAAACGGCTGGAACCAGCGTCACCCTGACGACCGGCACGACCACGCAGCTGGTTGTCGATACGGCGCGATTCGTGACGCTCGGAAGCAATCACCTGCAAACCGCCCGATTCGAGCACTTGCTGGTGACGTTTCTGCCAGTCGGCCTTGATCTGGGCAATCTGCTCAGGGGTCGGGTCTTCCAGGGTTGCCACTTCTACTTCCCAGTTACCGCCCAACAGAATGTCGGTACCACGACCGGCCATGTTGGTGGCGATGGTCAGTGCGCCTGGGCGACCGGCCTGGGCAATGATCTCGGCTTCTTTTTCGTGGAACTTGGCGTTGAGGACCTTGTGTTCGATGCCTTCCTTCTCGAGCAGACTGGACATGTGCTCGGAAGTTTCGATGGTTGCAGTACCCACCAGCACCGGACGGCCCTGGGTCATGCATTCCTTGATGTCGGTGATGATCGCCGCGTATTTCTCTTCGGCGGTCAGGAACACCAGGTCGTTGTAGTCTTTACGCGCCAGCGGTTTGTTCGGCGGGATAACCATCACCGACAGACCGTAGATCTGGTGGAACTCGAACGCTTCGGTGTCGGCGGTACCGGTCATGCCGGACAGCTTGTTGTACAGACGGAAGTAGTTCTGGAACGTGGTCGAGGCCAAGGTCTGGCTTTCGGCCTGAATGTTCAGGTTTTCCTTGGCTTCGATGGCCTGGTGCAGGCCTTCGGACAGACGGCGACCCGGCATGGTACGACCGGTGTGTTCGTCGACCAGAACGACCTGGCCATCCTGCACGATGTATTCGACGTTGCGATTGAACAGCTTGTGCGCACGCAGACCGGCATAAACGTGGGTCAGCAGGCCCAGGTTATGCGAAGAGTACAGGCTCTCGCCTTCAGCCAGCAGGCCAACGCGGGTCAGCATGTCTTCGATGAACTGGTGACCGGCTTCGTTGAGCTCAACCTGACGGGTCTTCTCGTCGACGGTGTAGTGGCCGGCCTTGGTGACTTCGCCTTCCACTTCTTCGATGTGCAACTCAAGCTGCGGGATCAGTTTGTTGATCTCGATGTACAGCTTGGAGCTGTCCTCGGCCTGACCGGAAATGATCAGCGGGGTACGGGCTTCGTCGATGAGGATGGAGTCGACTTCGTCGATCACGGCAAAATTGAGTTCGCGCTGGAATTTTTCTTCCATGCTGAACGCCATGTTGTCGCGCAGGTAGTCGAAACCGTATTCGTTGTTGGTGCCGTAGGTGATGTCGGCAGCATAGGCCGCACGCTTCTCTTCCGGCGGCTGGAATGGCGTCACCACGCCGACCGTCATCCCGAGGAATTCGTAGAGCGGACGCATCCAGTTGGCGTCACGACGGGCCAGGTAGTCGTTCACCGTCACAACGTGCACGCCCTTGCCGGACAGTGCGTTGAGGTAAACGCCCAGTGTTGCCACCAGGGTCTTGCCTTCACCGGTACGCATTTCCGCGATCTGGCCTTCATGCAAGGTCATGCCGCCGATCAACTGGACGTCGAAGTGGCGCATACCCATGACGCGCTTGCCGGCTTCGCGGGCGACCGCAAAGGCTTCTGGCAGCAGCTTGTCGAGGGTTTCCCCTTTGGCGATGCGGGCCTTGAACTCATCTGTCTTGGCACGCAATTGATCGTCCGAAAGGGCCACCATTTGCTCTTCGAAGGCATTGACGAGTTGCACCGTCTTGAGCATGCGTTTGACTTCACGCTCGTTCTTGCTTCCAAAAAGTTTCTTTAACAAAGGCGCAAACATATCGGCAGGATCTTCCACACTAAAGGGATGGAGGGCGGCCCCGTGAGTCGCCCGAGCAGCCCTCATGGCCGCATGCGAACGAGCATTCTACCCGGAAACGATGGTGAGGAAAGTGGCGTTGTTCCACGATGCTGGCACAGCGTTGTGACGGGGCTCACTTAAAATAAGGGCTTTTTGCTGAACTTCAAGCCATTCACGGCACAAGTTACTTGTTGATTTAATGGGTAAAGCGCTCGCAAAGCAATGGCTCGGGTGCATCCGGTGCTTTCTGCTACCATGGCGGCTCTGTTACTTCAGGTGTCTGATCATGGCATTTCGCCCTCTTACGGCCAGAGCACCCGCCGTCCTGCTTCGCGAAGCCAAACCGCTGAAAGCCATCTTCGGCCACGCTCAACGCCTGGGTCATTTACAACGCCTGCTGGAAAGCCAATTGCAGCCCGCCGCCCGCGAGCATTGCCATGTGGCGTCGTGGCGCGAAGGCAGTTTGTTGCTGATAGTGACCGACGGTCATTGGGCAACCCGCCTGCGTTATCAGCAAAAGCGTCTGCAACGGCAACTACAGATGTTCGACGAATTTGCCAGCCTGACGCGGATTCTGTTCAAGGTTCAGCCGCCCACGGTTCAGCAAGGGGCGGCTGGCCATACCATCAGCTTGTCGACGGACGCAGGCGCGACCATTCAGGCCACGGCCGATGGCATTAGCGATCCGAATCTGCGGGCGGCGCTGGAGCGGTTGGCGGCGCACGCCAAACCCAAGGCATGACATAGAACCCAATGTGGGAGCGAGCCTGCTCGCGAAGGCGGCCTGACATTCAACATAGATGTTGTCTGATCTACCGCTTTCGCGAGCAGGCTCGCTCCCACATTGATTGCACCCAGCCAGATGTTCAGCGGCGTTTGTTGCCTCCGAGCAGCGAGCCCATCAAGCCGCGTACCAACTGTCGGCCCAATTGATTGGCCGCCTGGCGCATCGCTGATTTCAGTGCCTGCCCCGCCGCGGTGCCGAGGAATTCCCCGGCCTTGTCGGTGAAGCTTGGCTCTTCGACTGCCGTTTTTCCCGGAACAGCGTCAGGCTCTGGCGCCAACCCTTTGCGCCCCATCAACACTTCATAAGCCGATTCGCGATCAACGGGTTTGTCATACCGCCCCTTGAATGGCGACCCCGAGATCAGCACTGTGCGTTCAGTATCGCTCAGTGGCCCGATCCGCGATTGCGGCGGTGCCACCAACACCCGCTGGACCATCTCCGGCGTGCCCTTGTCCTGCAACGTACCGACCAGCGCCTCGCCAATCCCAAGCTCGGTCAGCACCGACAAGGCATCGAACGCCGGGTTCGGCCGGAAGCCTTCGGCCACCGCTCGCAGGGATTTCTGTTCCTTGGCGGTGAACGCGCGCAAGCCATGCTGAATGCGCAAACCGAGCTGAGCCAGCACGTCATCCGGCAAGTCGCCCGGCGATTGGGTAACGAAATACACGCCAACGCCTTTTGAGCGTATCAGCCGCACCACTTGCTCAAGACGATCCTGCAAAGCCTTTGGCGTACCGGCGAACAATAAATGCGCTTCGTCGAAAAACAGCGCCAGCAGCGGTTTGTCCGAATCGCCGCGCTCCGGCAATTGCTCGAACAGTTCGGCCAGCAGCCACAACAGGAACGTTGCGTAGACCTTCGGCGCTTCGTGAACCAGACGGCTGGCATCGAGCAAATGAATGCGCCCGCGGCCCTCGGCGGTCGGCTGCAGAATATCTTCGAGTTGCAGCGCCGGCTCACCGAACAGCGCTTCGGCGCCCTGCTGTTCCAGGGTCGCCAGACGCCGCAACAGCGCCTGACTGGAACCGGTGGTCAGCAGCGCGGCGTCGTCACCCAGTAATTCGGGGTTGTCACGCAAGTGATTGAGCAGCGCCTTCAGATCCTTGAGGTCCAGCAGCAACAGCCCTTCACGGTCCGCCACCTTGAACGCGGCGTACAGCGCTGACTGTTGACTGTCAGTCAGCTCCAGCAGGCTGCCAATCAATAACGGCCCCATTTCGCTCAAGGTTGTGCGCAACGGATGACCGGACTGACCGTGAATGTCCCACAGGGTCACCGGATACGCTTGAGGCGTGTGGTTCAGCCAAGGCATCCCGGCAATCCGCTCGGCGACTTTGCCTTGAGGGTTGCCGGCGGCGCCCAGACCACACAGGTCACCCTTGATATCGGCGGCGAACACCGCCACGCCGGCATCGCTGAATGCTTCGGCCATCCGTTGCAAGGTGACGGTTTTGCCCGTCCCGGTAGCGCCCGCGACCAAACCATGACGGTTCGCCAGACGCATGGCCTGGGCAATGGGCTGCCCGGCGAGGTCGGCACCGATAACGAGTTGCAATGAGTCAGGCATTTTGTCCCCCATGGTTAATCTTTGATCCTTCACGGCCGATAGAAATAAGCGAGAGACCCAATTGAAAGCAAGGTCCGACATTCCCCTATGGAGAGCAGGAATTACCGACTCGCTCCATTGCGCACTCATTTTGCGCGCATTAACAGCAACGCGCCCCGAACAATAAGACCTTAGCGGACACCCCGAGCCATGAATAAAAATCTGCGCTTCAGCCATAAAATCCTGCTTGCCGCCGCCCTCATCGTCATTGCCGCCTTCGCCTCGTTCACGCTGTACAACGACTATTTGCAGCGCAACGCCATTCGCGAAGACCTGGATAACTACCTCAATGAGATGGGAGACGTCACCGCCAACAACATCCAGACCTGGCTTGCCGGTCGTATCCTGCTGATCGACAACCTCGCCCAGAACATCGCTATCAACCCCGAACAGGCCACCGTCTCCAGCCTGCTTGAGCAGAAAGCCCTGACGTCGACCTTCATGGCGTCCTACCTGGGCGACGCCACCGGCCACTTCACCATCCGCCCGGATGCGAAGATGCCCGACGGCTTCGACCCACGGGTTCGCCCTTGGTACAAAGGCGCCGAAAGCAGCAGCACCGCCACCCTGACCGAACCCTACATCGACGCAGCCACCGGCCAGACCATCATCTCGATCGCCACTGCCTCGAAAAAGGCCGGGCAAAGCGTCGGTGTGGTGGGCGGTGATCTGAGCCTGCAAACCCTGATCGACACCCTCAGCGCCCGCGACTTCAACGGCATGGGTTACGCGTTCCTGGTCAGCGCCGACGGCAAGATTCTGGTCCACCCGGACAAAGCGCTGGTGATGAAGTCCCTGAGCGAGGCGTACCCGAAGAACACCCCGCGCCTGAGCAGCGACTTCAGTGAAGTGGAGGTCGACGGCAAAACCCGCATCGTCACCTTCACCCCGATCAAAGGCCTGCCATCGGTCAACTGGTACATCGGTCTGTCGGTGGACAAAGACAAAGCCTTCTCGATGCTCACCGAATTCCGCGCCTCGGCGGTCGTTGCGACGGTCATTGCCGTGGCCATCATCATCGCCTTGCTGGGCATGCTGATCCGCATCCTGATCCAGCCGCTGCACGTCATGACCCGCGCCATGGCAGACATCGCCGATGGCGAAGGCGACCTGACTAAACGCCTGACCATCGTGAACAACGATGAATTCGGTGTCCTCGGTACCGCGTTCAACCGCTTCGTGGAACGCATTCACGGTTCGATCCGCGAAGTGTCGTCGGCCACCGGGCAAGTCAACGAAGTGGCTCTGCGTGTAGTGGCTGCTTCGAACTCGTCGATGTTCAACTCTGAGCAACAGGCTTCGCGCACCAGCAGCGTGGCCGCGGCGATCAACCAGCTCGGCGCCGCCGCTCAGGAAATCGCCCGTAACGCAGCGCAAGCATCGAGTCAGGCCAGCGATGCCCGCAGCCTGGCCGAAGATGGTCAGCAAGTGGTGGATCGCAGCATTGCCGCGATGAATCAACTGTCGAGCATGCTCAGCGCCTCGAGCACCAACATCGAATCGCTGAACAGCAAAACCGTGAACATCGGGCAGATTCTCGAAGTGATCACCAGCATCTCCCAGCAAACCAACTTGCTGGCGCTCAACGCGGCCATCGAAGCGGCGCGCGCCGGTGAAGCCGGACGTGGTTTTGCCGTGGTGGCCGACGAAGTGCGCAACCTGGCGCACCGCACTCAGGAGTCGGCGCAACAAGTGCAGACCATGATCGAGGAGCTGCAAATCGGCGCTCGCGAATCCGTCAGCACCATGAGCGACAGCCAGCGCCACAGTCAGGACAGCGTCGAAATCGCCAAC
It encodes:
- the argJ gene encoding bifunctional glutamate N-acetyltransferase/amino-acid acetyltransferase ArgJ; the encoded protein is MAVGLGPLPTLHPVAGFELGIASAGIKRPGRKDVVVMRCAEGSTVAGVFTLNAFCAAPVILAKQRVQGPVRYLLTNTGNANAGTGEPGLAAAERTCAKLAELTGVDASLVLPYSTGVIGEPLPVEKIEGALQAALDDLSVNNWEAAATGIMTTDTLPKGASRQFQHDGVTITVTGISKGAGMIRPNMATMLGYIATDAKVSRDVLQNLLLDGANKSFNRITIDGDTSTNDCCMLIATGQAALPEITEASGDLFAKLKQAVFEVCMDVAQAIVRDGEGATKFVTVEVNGGGNHQECLDVGYTVAHSPLIKTALFASDPNWGRILAAVGRAGVPNLDVSKIDVFLGEVCIASRGARASTYTEAQGAAVMQQEEITIRIELGRGDCSETIWTTDLSHEYVKINAEYRT
- the secA gene encoding preprotein translocase subunit SecA; protein product: MFAPLLKKLFGSKNEREVKRMLKTVQLVNAFEEQMVALSDDQLRAKTDEFKARIAKGETLDKLLPEAFAVAREAGKRVMGMRHFDVQLIGGMTLHEGQIAEMRTGEGKTLVATLGVYLNALSGKGVHVVTVNDYLARRDANWMRPLYEFLGMTVGVVTPFQPPEEKRAAYAADITYGTNNEYGFDYLRDNMAFSMEEKFQRELNFAVIDEVDSILIDEARTPLIISGQAEDSSKLYIEINKLIPQLELHIEEVEGEVTKAGHYTVDEKTRQVELNEAGHQFIEDMLTRVGLLAEGESLYSSHNLGLLTHVYAGLRAHKLFNRNVEYIVQDGQVVLVDEHTGRTMPGRRLSEGLHQAIEAKENLNIQAESQTLASTTFQNYFRLYNKLSGMTGTADTEAFEFHQIYGLSVMVIPPNKPLARKDYNDLVFLTAEEKYAAIITDIKECMTQGRPVLVGTATIETSEHMSSLLEKEGIEHKVLNAKFHEKEAEIIAQAGRPGALTIATNMAGRGTDILLGGNWEVEVATLEDPTPEQIAQIKADWQKRHQQVLESGGLQVIASERHESRRIDNQLRGRAGRQGDAGSSRFYLSLEDSLMRIFASDRVKNFMKALGMQPGEAIEHRMVTNAIEKAQRKVEGRNFDIRKQLLEFDDVNNEQRKVIYHMRNSLLAADNIGETIADFRQDVLNATVSAHIPPQSLPEQWDVAGLEAALQSDFGVALPIQKWLDEDDHLYEETLREKLMTELLAAYNEKEEQASAEALRTFEKQIVLRVLDDLWKDHLSTMDHLRHGIHLRGYAQKNPKQEYKRESFTLFSELLDSIKRDSIRVLSHVQVRREDPIEEEQRLRQEAEALAARMQFQHDEAPGLEQPELLGEEVDVALATAPVRNEQKLGRNELCYCGSGKKFKHCHGQIQ
- a CDS encoding DUF721 domain-containing protein; the protein is MAFRPLTARAPAVLLREAKPLKAIFGHAQRLGHLQRLLESQLQPAAREHCHVASWREGSLLLIVTDGHWATRLRYQQKRLQRQLQMFDEFASLTRILFKVQPPTVQQGAAGHTISLSTDAGATIQATADGISDPNLRAALERLAAHAKPKA
- a CDS encoding helicase HerA-like domain-containing protein; protein product: MPDSLQLVIGADLAGQPIAQAMRLANRHGLVAGATGTGKTVTLQRMAEAFSDAGVAVFAADIKGDLCGLGAAGNPQGKVAERIAGMPWLNHTPQAYPVTLWDIHGQSGHPLRTTLSEMGPLLIGSLLELTDSQQSALYAAFKVADREGLLLLDLKDLKALLNHLRDNPELLGDDAALLTTGSSQALLRRLATLEQQGAEALFGEPALQLEDILQPTAEGRGRIHLLDASRLVHEAPKVYATFLLWLLAELFEQLPERGDSDKPLLALFFDEAHLLFAGTPKALQDRLEQVVRLIRSKGVGVYFVTQSPGDLPDDVLAQLGLRIQHGLRAFTAKEQKSLRAVAEGFRPNPAFDALSVLTELGIGEALVGTLQDKGTPEMVQRVLVAPPQSRIGPLSDTERTVLISGSPFKGRYDKPVDRESAYEVLMGRKGLAPEPDAVPGKTAVEEPSFTDKAGEFLGTAAGQALKSAMRQAANQLGRQLVRGLMGSLLGGNKRR
- a CDS encoding methyl-accepting chemotaxis protein; translation: MFNSEQQASRTSSVAAAINQLGAAAQEIARNAAQASSQASDARSLAEDGQQVVDRSIAAMNQLSSMLSASSTNIESLNSKTVNIGQILEVITSISQQTNLLALNAAIEAARAGEAGRGFAVVADEVRNLAHRTQESAQQVQTMIEELQIGARESVSTMSDSQRHSQDSVEIANLAGERLNSVTLRIGKIDGMNQSVATATEEQTAVVESINVDITEINTLNQEGVENLQSTLRACSDLEQQAARLKQLVGSFRI